TATGGATAAATTgaatcttcaaaataaaaatacgattTAACTGTAAACAAAGTTTCTTTGTATTTAtgcgtttttattttcttcgtaTCCCTTACAAATTTGGATTACAGGAtcatttattgttttctttactTGACGGGCAAATATAAAGTCCAAATGACCCCAGCTAGAATCCGGTACTtcgtaaaacaattttatattaggCAAGCGCTTACGAAGACGTTGGATATCTTTATAATTTGCTGAAGTATCGGCAAGGCCGTAGTAAATGTACGTATTGGATGTGATTAGCTCAATTGGGTATGTTGGTGGTTCCACTTGgccatattttaatttattcttcTTTTTGCCGTAATCGAATTGTCGAAACTCGTTACTAACATATTCTTGAATGTAATGAATACCCTGATTTGTTGAAATACCAGCTGGATGAGTTTCGGCCACTTGGGGAAGCAATGtcttataaaatttacaaacaaaacaaacgttaatataataaaaagtttttcaatattaatcAAACCTACcgtatttaaatttctattttccgATCCAGCCCATAGAAAAAATAATGTTgaacaatattttggaaatgcGGGTTTATCTCCACATGCCGTATCCAACAAACGCTGTATAAACGGATTGTAGGGTATAAATTGTTGATTACCCAAAAAGTTTGAGCCTTTCCCAGGTTTGCCAACATAGGGGGCCAGACCCACTATCAAACCATCTGTTACGTTACCCATGAATATTGGTGGAGCTAACATGTGTgcagttttaatttttgtattgtacTCGGGACGAGTTGAAGCCATAACAAAGAACACTGTATTTCCTTGAGAATGTCCAACGTAATGCACTTTGGTTTCGccagttttatttaatatgtaatCAATCATTTCTGGAATATCAATGTTACCAATTTCGTGCCAACTAAATGCCCAAAAATTAGGATGGTTCAAAGATATTCTGGTATTATTACGTGAGTATACATTTCCACGAGCATTTCCAAGCCAGACGTCAAAGCCGCTATCAGCAAAGTTAAATGCAATAGAATCATCGTGCCCATTCAATAGGAAACAGTCTGAACATGAAAATAGACCGTGTTGTAAAAATACCACCGGGTTTTTTTCAcccttattatttaatttagggGAATATGGTATCCGAAACATATTCAAAACATATCCGTCTGTTGTTTCTATAAAATGTGACTCAGCAGGATAACCTTGTGCACGTATACGATCAGCCTGTGATTAAAATACTTATTAAGTGAACATTATAGTATTCAATAACCGAAACCGGATtcgaatattttgtattttcgaCAAGGACAAGAATAATTCGACATtcaggtttttttttcttttgttttgtgtCGGTTAGTTTTTGACAATATATTCTTATCATACATCACTCACGCTGagtaaaatatgtacattagaggtgcccttaaaaaatagatttgctttggatgtgTCTAagttattttgttcattagtagctaaaactatcTACTGCacaatttaagtgcaatcggataactagaaaaCGTGctggaaatcgattgaaagttgtaaaattgggtaaacaatggtacttttttcgatatcttaaaaaaattttagcaaatattGAGCAAAAAGTACTAGTTTACTTACGCATATTTTACACGAATTTCTGTTGTTGACATAGTTGTTTACATAACTTTTGCATGCAAAACAGtgagtaaataatacaaaaatgtcgTTTTTCTGGTATATATGATGTAGGgaaatgctaataacttggttatttttaactcgatgttcatgttttatatcttgttagaaagataattttgtcTAGAAGCTTAGTATTTAAATAGGGAATTTTATTAAGatatcaaaaaaagtaccattatttacccaattttacaacattcaatcgattgcacttaaattttgcagtagttagttttaactactaatgaacaaaataatacccatccaaagcaaatctattttttaagggcacctctaatgtacatacatacatatgtatgtcgtaaaaactaaagaataacaaattgaaattgttaattatgtgtacaaatatgtatgtatatgacgAATGCAATCTAATTTTTtctagtaaaaataaaaaaaataagtaatatagccgttttttttagaaaatacaagTGTTCGAATAAcccaaaaaccggttttctaaataAATCGGTTTTTTGAATACTCTAGTGAACAACTTATATAAACTGATAAACATAACTTACTGAACTTTTGATTGGTTTAAACGGAATATCAATAAAAGGATCAAAATCGCTCAATTCTTCTGTTGCTGAGACAGCTAAAGTAAACAGAATTAGCAAAAACTGCTTCATCGCGAACTATCTTCACTTATTAGTCGCAAGTAACTATCAATACCTCTTAAATATATATTCACATTAAACTGGCAATTGGCGATAACATTCGAAACGGATAGAGCTAATAATTATCTTATCGAAAGataatgattaaaaatatttatttaaataacatttcgaGATAAGTTATTTTATTCAGAGCTGGGAAAGGGTAAAGATCATGTGTGTATGTATACCTAATcatcataatattgttacgttttaatcttttcaaaacgctggtttatttcctttaaataaaccggatacttttgattgcaaataaaagccgtttagtagtttgaaaatggtaacaactctttatttattcaaaatgtacaacaacaacagaattaaatagccactcaatgttttttatacacgtttataaattctcagaattacagacacaatttataatgtacacgaatttacttgaagaacacaacacactttaaggcacttagttggtgtttattcgaaaagcgtctctgataaactcactcacgactgcaacctctgccactatttataacactgcattaccatctagaaagctctttaactgtcaaagttcgaatattctagatcatacgccatctgtggtgtactttctacaatgttttttaactgaatattcgaatacagcgttgtcaacttacgatcaaatcaactgaaagcttttattttacaatgcccacagatatgttacagtctgccattacagcactgttatttgaaagcattatgctacttttaaatcagcccttaaaatcgttatatttgaattcaagtacaatttcataacaatattaataggcaattcgatttctttatatattatacattcaatttgggcaagaaatataccattttaaaggcatttattcacagaagtgcagaatatatattttactgaaatcggttcagtttttttaggagttataagcgtttaaagatgttactaacacatatgcaaaaacgtgtacatgtgaac
The nucleotide sequence above comes from Calliphora vicina chromosome 1, idCalVici1.1, whole genome shotgun sequence. Encoded proteins:
- the LOC135961227 gene encoding lipase 3-like, with protein sequence MKQFLLILFTLAVSATEELSDFDPFIDIPFKPIKSSADRIRAQGYPAESHFIETTDGYVLNMFRIPYSPKLNNKGEKNPVVFLQHGLFSCSDCFLLNGHDDSIAFNFADSGFDVWLGNARGNVYSRNNTRISLNHPNFWAFSWHEIGNIDIPEMIDYILNKTGETKVHYVGHSQGNTVFFVMASTRPEYNTKIKTAHMLAPPIFMGNVTDGLIVGLAPYVGKPGKGSNFLGNQQFIPYNPFIQRLLDTACGDKPAFPKYCSTLFFLWAGSENRNLNTTLLPQVAETHPAGISTNQGIHYIQEYVSNEFRQFDYGKKKNKLKYGQVEPPTYPIELITSNTYIYYGLADTSANYKDIQRLRKRLPNIKLFYEVPDSSWGHLDFIFARQVKKTINDPVIQICKGYEENKNA